In the Elioraea tepida genome, one interval contains:
- a CDS encoding DDE-type integrase/transposase/recombinase encodes MAGSVSPATGRAYGVARVCAVWGVPRSSFYLARQAAQGLAPARPTGRRGPKPAVPDTALRAAIRADLARSPWSGEGHRKVWARLRVRDGLRIARKRVLRLMRENALLSPHRARPRPADDHDRKIITDAPNVMWAIDGTQVATVRNSKVWLFATVEHWNAEALGWHVSKRGTRREALQAMGMAVRQQFGHLGRDAARGVQLRHDHGSCFMAEDFQNQTRA; translated from the coding sequence ATGGCCGGGTCGGTCTCTCCTGCCACCGGCCGCGCCTACGGCGTGGCGCGGGTGTGCGCGGTCTGGGGCGTGCCGCGATCATCGTTCTACCTGGCCCGGCAGGCGGCGCAGGGCTTGGCCCCCGCGCGGCCGACCGGCCGCCGCGGGCCGAAGCCCGCGGTTCCGGACACCGCCCTGCGGGCGGCGATCCGGGCCGACCTCGCCCGCTCGCCCTGGTCGGGCGAGGGCCATCGCAAGGTCTGGGCGCGGCTGCGCGTCCGGGACGGGCTGCGCATCGCGCGCAAGCGGGTGCTGCGGCTGATGCGCGAGAACGCCCTCCTGTCGCCACACCGCGCCCGCCCACGCCCCGCCGACGACCATGACCGGAAGATCATCACCGACGCGCCGAACGTGATGTGGGCCATCGACGGCACGCAGGTCGCCACGGTGCGCAACAGCAAGGTCTGGCTCTTCGCCACGGTGGAACACTGGAACGCGGAGGCGCTCGGCTGGCACGTCAGCAAGCGCGGCACGCGCCGCGAGGCGCTGCAGGCCATGGGCATGGCCGTGCGCCAGCAGTTCGGCCATCTCGGCCGCGACGCCGCCCGCGGCGTCCAGCTGCGCCATGATCACGGCAGCTGCTTCATGGCCGAGGACTTCCAGAACCAGACACGAGCCTAG
- a CDS encoding transposase has protein sequence MGLSGAPAAGPLAPGQRWSVARKRAVVLRLIAGEPVELVSREIGVPVFKLERWRERAEAALEGALKEREADGEGPELAAALRRIGELSMEVDLLRAKMGQSPGPLARKRWR, from the coding sequence ATGGGGCTGAGCGGCGCGCCGGCGGCGGGGCCGCTCGCTCCGGGGCAGCGCTGGAGCGTGGCGCGCAAGCGCGCGGTGGTGCTGCGCCTGATCGCGGGCGAGCCGGTGGAGCTTGTGTCGCGCGAGATCGGCGTGCCGGTGTTCAAGCTCGAGCGCTGGCGCGAGCGAGCCGAGGCCGCGCTGGAAGGGGCGCTCAAGGAGCGCGAGGCCGACGGCGAGGGCCCCGAGCTGGCCGCCGCGCTGCGTCGGATCGGCGAGCTCAGCATGGAGGTCGACCTCCTGCGCGCGAAGATGGGCCAGTCCCCCGGCCCTTTGGCCCGGAAGCGGTGGCGGTGA